One genomic segment of bacterium includes these proteins:
- the ybeY gene encoding rRNA maturation RNase YbeY, with translation MKIRVIEYGKVKLSPVFKKRVKRLIGYILRGEEHSFSEINVILTTDNRIKRINRTFLGKNRPTDVISFNLDEIGEIYISVDTARKRAKEYGFDAEYEMARYCIHGLLHIVGYDHKDKSKARLMGKKEEEYLALWEKS, from the coding sequence ATGAAGATAAGGGTTATTGAATACGGGAAAGTAAAGCTATCGCCTGTTTTTAAAAAGAGAGTGAAAAGACTCATAGGCTATATTCTGCGAGGGGAAGAACATTCCTTTTCAGAAATAAATGTGATTTTAACGACGGATAATCGAATCAAAAGGATTAATAGAACCTTTTTGGGGAAAAATAGACCCACTGATGTCATATCCTTTAATCTTGATGAGATAGGGGAAATTTACATTTCCGTTGATACCGCAAGGAAAAGGGCTAAGGAGTATGGATTTGATGCCGAATATGAAATGGCAAGATATTGCATTCACGGACTACTTCACATTGTAGGTTATGATCACAAGGACAAAAGCAAGGCGAGGTTAATGGGTAAGAAAGAAGAAGAGTATCTCGCTTTATGGGAAAAATCCTGA